One Clarias gariepinus isolate MV-2021 ecotype Netherlands chromosome 5, CGAR_prim_01v2, whole genome shotgun sequence genomic region harbors:
- the rprma gene encoding protein reprimo A: protein MKMNGTTFNQTDGGIYIFSNRTEGILSCCNFSSVVTDDGFAAAATPDDERSLFVMRAVQIAVMCVLSLTVVFGIFFLGCNLLIKSEGMINFLVTDRRPSKEVEAVIVSVY from the coding sequence ATGAAAATGAACGGCACGACGTTTAACCAAACGGATGGtggtatttatattttttccaacCGGACTGAGGGGATCTTGTCGTGTTGTAACTTCTCGTCGGTGGTGACGGACGACGGCTTCGCGGCGGCGGCGACGCCGGACGATGAGCGCAGCCTGTTCGTCATGAGAGCCGTGCAGATCGCCGTGATGTGCGTGCTCTCTCTCACCGTGGTCTTCGGCATCTTCTTCCTCGGCTGCAACCTCCTCATCAAGTCTGAGGGCATGATTAACTTTCTGGTGACGGATCGGCGGCCGAGCAAAGAAGTGGAAGCGGTTATAGTTAGCGTGTATTAG